The following DNA comes from Arthrobacter sp. SLBN-83.
CGGCAGAACCGGGCCCTGCTGGCCGAACTGGGAGCGCCGGCGCGCGTTTGGGAGAAGGTCCCCACCGCCGACCTGCTCGACGACCGGCCGGGCCGCACCGACGAGGACGAACTGGGCATCAGCTACGACCAGATCGACGACTACCTCGAAGGCCGCGAGGTTCCGGGCGCTGTGGCCGAGTCGATCGAGCAGAAGTACCTGCGGACCCGCCACAAGCGCACCGTGCCGGTGACCATCTTCGACACCTGGTGGAAGGAAGAAGGCCCGGAGGAGCCCCGCGCGGGCCTGTAGCCTTTGCTTCTGCTGATTTTCCCCACCATTGGGGAGTACGACGGCGGGCCGTGCCGAAAAAGCGCGGCCCGCCGTCGTCGTTCCAGGCCAAAGCCGGGGAGACTCAGCGGGGGCGCCGCCCGCCGTCGCCTCCCCCGCCCAGCTGCTGGGTAATCCGGTGCGCTTCCGCCATCAGCAGGCCGCCCAGTTCCTCCTGCCGCTCGGGCTTGAAGCGCGGCTCGATGCCGGTCAGGGACAGCGCCCAGGCAGGCTTCCCGGAACGGTCAAACACGGCGGCACCCATCCCCCAGCTTCCCTCCAGGACCAGCCCGGGGTTCACCGAGTAGCCGGCCAGCCTGGTGCGGGCCAGGTTCTCCCGCACCAGCTGCGGAGTGTGGTTCGCGGCGAAGGCTCCGGCGTGTTCGTTCCAGTGGCCCAGCAGTTCCTCCTGCTCGCTCTTCGGCAGGAACGCCAGGATGGCGGTTCCGGCCGATGCCACTCCCAGCGGGAACCGGACGCCCTCGTGCAGGACGAAGGAGCGGACCGGGAAGCTGCCTTCCTCACGCAGCAGGCAGACCGTCTCCGCCCCGCGGCGGATCGAGAAAAAAGCGCTCTCGCCCGTGGCCTGTGCCAGCCGGCGCAGGCTGGGCCGGGCGATGTCCTCCATGGGAAACCGGGCCGAAGCAACCGACCCCATCAACAGGACTTCCGGGCCCAGCACCCAGTTGCCCGTCACCGGGTCGTGGTCCAGAAGGCCTTCCGCCGCCAGTGAGGCCAGGAGCCGGTGGACCGTGGGCCGGGTGAGGCCAGATTCCCGGACCAAGCCGGCAAGCGGCATTCCTTCGGCGCTACGCCCCACCAGCCGCAGCAGCCCGGCTATCCTCGCCACAACCTGGGCACCCTGAACCGGCGCGGCTGCCATAAAACCTCCCAATGTCCACAATATGGATGCTTTCGATCCTACTGTCCATACTGTAAGGCCTGCCACAGTGATTCTTGACACTCTCGGCAAGGCACCCGTAGTCTCCAAACTCAGATCCAGGCGTCCACTTGGTGGACGCCGTCGCTCTCAACGAGGAGACGTCATGAAGAAACTCCAGGCTTCAGCCGCTGCCGCCCTGGAAGGGGCCCTGCAGGACGGCATCACCTTCGCCGTCGGCGGGTTTGGCCTGAGCGGCATCCCAGCCGACCTGATCGAAGCCGTCCGGGACTCCGGTGTCCGGGACCTCACGGTCGTATCCAACAACATGGGTGTGGACGGCAAGGGCCTGGGCATCCTGATTGAGGCGGGCCAGGTCCGCAAGGTGATTGCCTCCTACGTGGGCGAAAACAAGCTGTTCGCCGAGCAGTACCTCGCCGGCAAGCTCGAGGTGGAATTCACCCCGCAGGGCACCCTCGCCGAACGGCTCCGCGCCGGCGGCGCCGGCATCCCGGCCTTCTACACCAAAACCGGCGTGGGCACCCTGGTTGCCGAAGGCAAGCCGCACGAGGTGTTCGACGGCGAAACGTACGTCCAGGAGCGCGCCATCCTGGCCGACGTCGCACTGGTCCACGCCCACACCGCGGACACAGACGGCAACCTGGTCTACCGCTACACCGCCAGGAACTTCAACCCCGTGGTGGCAACGGCAGGGATCCTCACGGTCGCCGAGGCGGAAGTGGTCGTGGAGCCCGGCCAGCTGGACCCCAACCACATCGTCACCCCCGGCGTCTTT
Coding sequences within:
- a CDS encoding IclR family transcriptional regulator, with protein sequence MAAAPVQGAQVVARIAGLLRLVGRSAEGMPLAGLVRESGLTRPTVHRLLASLAAEGLLDHDPVTGNWVLGPEVLLMGSVASARFPMEDIARPSLRRLAQATGESAFFSIRRGAETVCLLREEGSFPVRSFVLHEGVRFPLGVASAGTAILAFLPKSEQEELLGHWNEHAGAFAANHTPQLVRENLARTRLAGYSVNPGLVLEGSWGMGAAVFDRSGKPAWALSLTGIEPRFKPERQEELGGLLMAEAHRITQQLGGGGDGGRRPR
- a CDS encoding CoA transferase subunit A codes for the protein MKKLQASAAAALEGALQDGITFAVGGFGLSGIPADLIEAVRDSGVRDLTVVSNNMGVDGKGLGILIEAGQVRKVIASYVGENKLFAEQYLAGKLEVEFTPQGTLAERLRAGGAGIPAFYTKTGVGTLVAEGKPHEVFDGETYVQERAILADVALVHAHTADTDGNLVYRYTARNFNPVVATAGILTVAEAEVVVEPGQLDPNHIVTPGVFVQRLVQATDRVKDIEQRTVRQRAGLVPA